One window from the genome of Grus americana isolate bGruAme1 chromosome 2, bGruAme1.mat, whole genome shotgun sequence encodes:
- the KBTBD2 gene encoding kelch repeat and BTB domain-containing protein 2 isoform X1, which translates to MSTQDERQINTEYAVSLLEQLKFFYEQQLLTDIVLIVEGTEFPCHKMVLATCSSYFRAMFMSGLSESKQTHVHLRNVDAATLQIIITYAYTGNLAISDSTVEQLYETACFLQVDDVLKRCREYLIKKINAENCVRLLSFADLFSCEELKQSAKRMVEHKFTAVYHQEAFMQLSHDLLIDILSSDNLNVEKEETVREAAMLWLEYNTESRSQYLSSVLSQIRIDALSEVTQRAWFQGLPPNDKSVVVQGLYKSMPKFFKPRLGMTKEEMMIFIEAAAENPGSLYSSVCYSPQAEKVYKLCNPPADLHKVGTLVTPDNDIYIAGGQVPLKNTKTNHSKSSKLQVAFRTVNCFYWFDAQQNTWFPKTPMLFVRIKPSLVCCEGYIYAIGGDSVGGELNRRTVERYDTEKDEWTMVSPLPCAWQWSTAVAVHNCIYVMAHNLMYCYFPRSDAWVEMAMRQTSRCFASAAAFGDKIFYIGGLHIASNSGIRLPSSTVDGSSVTVEIYDVNKNEWRMAANIPAKRYSDPCVRAVVISNSLCVFIRETHMNERAKYATYQYDLELDRWFLRQHISERVLWDLGKDFRCTVGKLYPSCLEESLWKPPTYLFSTDGGDEFELDGEMVTLPPV; encoded by the exons ATGTCTACCCAGGACGAGAGGCAGATAAATACTGAGTATGCTGTATCCTTGCTGGAGCAGTTAAAATTCTTTTATGAACAGCAGTTGCTAACTGACATAGTGTTGATTGTTGAGGGCACTGAATTTCCCTGCCATAAGATGGTTCTTGCAACATGCAGCTCATATTTCAG AGCCATGTTCATGAGTGGGCTAAGTGAAAGTAAACAAACACATGTACACCTGAGGAATGTGGATGCAGCCACTTTACAAATTATCATAACTTACGCATACACGGGTAACCTGGCAATAAGTGACAGCACAGTAGAACAGCTTTATGAAACTGCCTGCTTCTTACAG GTAGATGATGTGTTAAAACGGTGTAGAGAATACTTAATCAAAAAAATTAACGCAGAAAACTGTGTGCGTCTATTAAGTTTTGCTGATCTCTTCAGCTGTGAAGAGTTAAAACAGAGTGCTAAAAGAATGGTAGAGCACAAGTTCACAGCTGTGTACCACCAGGAAGCTTTCATGCAACTGTCACATGATCTACTGATAGATATTTTAAGCAGTGACAATTTAAATGTGGAAAAGGAGGAGACAGTTCGTGAAGCTGCTATGTTATGGCTGGAGTACAACACAGAATCACGATCGCAGTATTTGTCCTCTGTTCTTAGCCAAATCCGAATTGATGCACTGTCAGAAGTGACACAGAGAGCCTGGTTTCAAGGCTTACCACCTAATGATAAATCGGTGGTGGTGCAAGGACTGTACAAATCCATGCCCAAGTTTTTCAAGCCCAGGCTTGGTATGACAAAAGAGGAGATGATGATATTCAttgaagctgctgctgaaaacccTGGTAGTCTTTATTCTTCTGTCTGTTACAGCCCCCAGGCAGAAAAAGTTTACAAACTTTGCAATCCTCCTGCTGACCTGCATAAGGTTGGGACACTTGTAACTCCTGATAATGACATCTATATAGCAGGTGGGCAAGTTcctctgaaaaacacaaaaaccaatCACAGTAAAAGCAGCAAACTCCAGGTTGCCTTCAGAACTGTGAATTGCTTTTACTGGTTTGATGCGCAGCAAAACACTTGGTTTCCAAAGACACCGATGCTCTTTGTTCGTATAAAGCCATCCTTGGTCTGCTGTGAAGGATACATCTATGCAATTGGAGGAGATAGTGTCGGTGGAGAACTCAACAGGAGAACTGTGGAGAGATACGATACTGAGAAAGATGAGTGGACCATGGTCAGCCCGTTGCCTTGCGCATGGCAATGGAGCACAGCAGTAGCAGTTCACAACTGCATTTATGTAATGGCACACAACTTGATGTACTGCTATTTTCCCAGGTCAGATGCTTGGGTAGAAATGGCTATGCGACAAACAAGTAGATGttttgcttcagctgctgcttttggtgATAAAATATTCTATATTGGAGGACTGCATATTGCCAGCAATTCTGGCATAAGGCTCCCAAGCAGTACTGTGGATGGGTCTTCCGTAACCGTGGAAATCTATGatgtgaataaaaatgaatggaGAATGGCAGCCAACATCCCTGCCAAGCGGTATTCTGACCCATGTGTTAGAGCGGTTGTCATCTCTAATTCTCTGTGTGTCTTTATACGAGAAACCCACATGAACGAGAGAGCGAAGTATGCCACCTATCAATATGATCTGGAACTCGATCGCTGGTTTCTAAGACAGCATATATCGGAACGTGTGCTGTGGGACTTGGGGAAAGACTTCCGGTGCACCGTAGGAAAGCTGTATCCGTCTTGCCTTGAAGAGTCCCTATGGAAGCCTCCAACGTATCTCTTCTCGACAGATGGAGGTGATGAGTTTGAGCTGGATGGGGAGATGGTTACTTTACCACCTGTATAG
- the KBTBD2 gene encoding kelch repeat and BTB domain-containing protein 2 isoform X3: MQLIFQVDDVLKRCREYLIKKINAENCVRLLSFADLFSCEELKQSAKRMVEHKFTAVYHQEAFMQLSHDLLIDILSSDNLNVEKEETVREAAMLWLEYNTESRSQYLSSVLSQIRIDALSEVTQRAWFQGLPPNDKSVVVQGLYKSMPKFFKPRLGMTKEEMMIFIEAAAENPGSLYSSVCYSPQAEKVYKLCNPPADLHKVGTLVTPDNDIYIAGGQVPLKNTKTNHSKSSKLQVAFRTVNCFYWFDAQQNTWFPKTPMLFVRIKPSLVCCEGYIYAIGGDSVGGELNRRTVERYDTEKDEWTMVSPLPCAWQWSTAVAVHNCIYVMAHNLMYCYFPRSDAWVEMAMRQTSRCFASAAAFGDKIFYIGGLHIASNSGIRLPSSTVDGSSVTVEIYDVNKNEWRMAANIPAKRYSDPCVRAVVISNSLCVFIRETHMNERAKYATYQYDLELDRWFLRQHISERVLWDLGKDFRCTVGKLYPSCLEESLWKPPTYLFSTDGGDEFELDGEMVTLPPV; this comes from the exons ATGCAGCTCATATTTCAG GTAGATGATGTGTTAAAACGGTGTAGAGAATACTTAATCAAAAAAATTAACGCAGAAAACTGTGTGCGTCTATTAAGTTTTGCTGATCTCTTCAGCTGTGAAGAGTTAAAACAGAGTGCTAAAAGAATGGTAGAGCACAAGTTCACAGCTGTGTACCACCAGGAAGCTTTCATGCAACTGTCACATGATCTACTGATAGATATTTTAAGCAGTGACAATTTAAATGTGGAAAAGGAGGAGACAGTTCGTGAAGCTGCTATGTTATGGCTGGAGTACAACACAGAATCACGATCGCAGTATTTGTCCTCTGTTCTTAGCCAAATCCGAATTGATGCACTGTCAGAAGTGACACAGAGAGCCTGGTTTCAAGGCTTACCACCTAATGATAAATCGGTGGTGGTGCAAGGACTGTACAAATCCATGCCCAAGTTTTTCAAGCCCAGGCTTGGTATGACAAAAGAGGAGATGATGATATTCAttgaagctgctgctgaaaacccTGGTAGTCTTTATTCTTCTGTCTGTTACAGCCCCCAGGCAGAAAAAGTTTACAAACTTTGCAATCCTCCTGCTGACCTGCATAAGGTTGGGACACTTGTAACTCCTGATAATGACATCTATATAGCAGGTGGGCAAGTTcctctgaaaaacacaaaaaccaatCACAGTAAAAGCAGCAAACTCCAGGTTGCCTTCAGAACTGTGAATTGCTTTTACTGGTTTGATGCGCAGCAAAACACTTGGTTTCCAAAGACACCGATGCTCTTTGTTCGTATAAAGCCATCCTTGGTCTGCTGTGAAGGATACATCTATGCAATTGGAGGAGATAGTGTCGGTGGAGAACTCAACAGGAGAACTGTGGAGAGATACGATACTGAGAAAGATGAGTGGACCATGGTCAGCCCGTTGCCTTGCGCATGGCAATGGAGCACAGCAGTAGCAGTTCACAACTGCATTTATGTAATGGCACACAACTTGATGTACTGCTATTTTCCCAGGTCAGATGCTTGGGTAGAAATGGCTATGCGACAAACAAGTAGATGttttgcttcagctgctgcttttggtgATAAAATATTCTATATTGGAGGACTGCATATTGCCAGCAATTCTGGCATAAGGCTCCCAAGCAGTACTGTGGATGGGTCTTCCGTAACCGTGGAAATCTATGatgtgaataaaaatgaatggaGAATGGCAGCCAACATCCCTGCCAAGCGGTATTCTGACCCATGTGTTAGAGCGGTTGTCATCTCTAATTCTCTGTGTGTCTTTATACGAGAAACCCACATGAACGAGAGAGCGAAGTATGCCACCTATCAATATGATCTGGAACTCGATCGCTGGTTTCTAAGACAGCATATATCGGAACGTGTGCTGTGGGACTTGGGGAAAGACTTCCGGTGCACCGTAGGAAAGCTGTATCCGTCTTGCCTTGAAGAGTCCCTATGGAAGCCTCCAACGTATCTCTTCTCGACAGATGGAGGTGATGAGTTTGAGCTGGATGGGGAGATGGTTACTTTACCACCTGTATAG
- the KBTBD2 gene encoding kelch repeat and BTB domain-containing protein 2 isoform X2, whose translation MFMSGLSESKQTHVHLRNVDAATLQIIITYAYTGNLAISDSTVEQLYETACFLQVDDVLKRCREYLIKKINAENCVRLLSFADLFSCEELKQSAKRMVEHKFTAVYHQEAFMQLSHDLLIDILSSDNLNVEKEETVREAAMLWLEYNTESRSQYLSSVLSQIRIDALSEVTQRAWFQGLPPNDKSVVVQGLYKSMPKFFKPRLGMTKEEMMIFIEAAAENPGSLYSSVCYSPQAEKVYKLCNPPADLHKVGTLVTPDNDIYIAGGQVPLKNTKTNHSKSSKLQVAFRTVNCFYWFDAQQNTWFPKTPMLFVRIKPSLVCCEGYIYAIGGDSVGGELNRRTVERYDTEKDEWTMVSPLPCAWQWSTAVAVHNCIYVMAHNLMYCYFPRSDAWVEMAMRQTSRCFASAAAFGDKIFYIGGLHIASNSGIRLPSSTVDGSSVTVEIYDVNKNEWRMAANIPAKRYSDPCVRAVVISNSLCVFIRETHMNERAKYATYQYDLELDRWFLRQHISERVLWDLGKDFRCTVGKLYPSCLEESLWKPPTYLFSTDGGDEFELDGEMVTLPPV comes from the exons ATGTTCATGAGTGGGCTAAGTGAAAGTAAACAAACACATGTACACCTGAGGAATGTGGATGCAGCCACTTTACAAATTATCATAACTTACGCATACACGGGTAACCTGGCAATAAGTGACAGCACAGTAGAACAGCTTTATGAAACTGCCTGCTTCTTACAG GTAGATGATGTGTTAAAACGGTGTAGAGAATACTTAATCAAAAAAATTAACGCAGAAAACTGTGTGCGTCTATTAAGTTTTGCTGATCTCTTCAGCTGTGAAGAGTTAAAACAGAGTGCTAAAAGAATGGTAGAGCACAAGTTCACAGCTGTGTACCACCAGGAAGCTTTCATGCAACTGTCACATGATCTACTGATAGATATTTTAAGCAGTGACAATTTAAATGTGGAAAAGGAGGAGACAGTTCGTGAAGCTGCTATGTTATGGCTGGAGTACAACACAGAATCACGATCGCAGTATTTGTCCTCTGTTCTTAGCCAAATCCGAATTGATGCACTGTCAGAAGTGACACAGAGAGCCTGGTTTCAAGGCTTACCACCTAATGATAAATCGGTGGTGGTGCAAGGACTGTACAAATCCATGCCCAAGTTTTTCAAGCCCAGGCTTGGTATGACAAAAGAGGAGATGATGATATTCAttgaagctgctgctgaaaacccTGGTAGTCTTTATTCTTCTGTCTGTTACAGCCCCCAGGCAGAAAAAGTTTACAAACTTTGCAATCCTCCTGCTGACCTGCATAAGGTTGGGACACTTGTAACTCCTGATAATGACATCTATATAGCAGGTGGGCAAGTTcctctgaaaaacacaaaaaccaatCACAGTAAAAGCAGCAAACTCCAGGTTGCCTTCAGAACTGTGAATTGCTTTTACTGGTTTGATGCGCAGCAAAACACTTGGTTTCCAAAGACACCGATGCTCTTTGTTCGTATAAAGCCATCCTTGGTCTGCTGTGAAGGATACATCTATGCAATTGGAGGAGATAGTGTCGGTGGAGAACTCAACAGGAGAACTGTGGAGAGATACGATACTGAGAAAGATGAGTGGACCATGGTCAGCCCGTTGCCTTGCGCATGGCAATGGAGCACAGCAGTAGCAGTTCACAACTGCATTTATGTAATGGCACACAACTTGATGTACTGCTATTTTCCCAGGTCAGATGCTTGGGTAGAAATGGCTATGCGACAAACAAGTAGATGttttgcttcagctgctgcttttggtgATAAAATATTCTATATTGGAGGACTGCATATTGCCAGCAATTCTGGCATAAGGCTCCCAAGCAGTACTGTGGATGGGTCTTCCGTAACCGTGGAAATCTATGatgtgaataaaaatgaatggaGAATGGCAGCCAACATCCCTGCCAAGCGGTATTCTGACCCATGTGTTAGAGCGGTTGTCATCTCTAATTCTCTGTGTGTCTTTATACGAGAAACCCACATGAACGAGAGAGCGAAGTATGCCACCTATCAATATGATCTGGAACTCGATCGCTGGTTTCTAAGACAGCATATATCGGAACGTGTGCTGTGGGACTTGGGGAAAGACTTCCGGTGCACCGTAGGAAAGCTGTATCCGTCTTGCCTTGAAGAGTCCCTATGGAAGCCTCCAACGTATCTCTTCTCGACAGATGGAGGTGATGAGTTTGAGCTGGATGGGGAGATGGTTACTTTACCACCTGTATAG